One genomic segment of Nocardia spumae includes these proteins:
- a CDS encoding ABC transporter ATP-binding protein, whose translation MSDVITTEELTKTFGPNRGITEVGIDVAAGEVFGFLGPNGAGKSTTIRLLLGLYRPTSGRVRVLDLDPTRDTVAIHRQVGYLPGELVLYPRLTGREHVDRFARIRGLDDLRYCRELAERFGAELERPIRTLSKGNRQKIGLLLAFMHRPDLLVLDEPTAGLDPLLQDEFARLVRETVADGRTVFLSSHELDEVQRLVDRLAIIKEGRIVVSDTVEGLRRSAPRTIEFRFDHPIDTGAFAALDGVQVLRDADGRVALVVTGPVAPVLRAAAALNAVDVIARPADLDELFRTYYRDEPAEARDA comes from the coding sequence ATGAGTGATGTGATCACAACCGAGGAGCTGACCAAGACCTTCGGCCCGAATCGTGGTATCACCGAGGTCGGCATCGATGTCGCCGCGGGCGAGGTGTTCGGTTTCCTCGGCCCGAACGGCGCCGGCAAGTCCACCACCATCCGGCTTCTGCTCGGCCTGTACCGCCCGACATCCGGTCGGGTGCGGGTCCTCGACTTGGATCCGACTCGCGACACGGTCGCGATCCATCGCCAAGTCGGTTACCTGCCCGGCGAGCTGGTCCTCTACCCGCGGCTGACCGGACGTGAGCACGTCGACCGGTTCGCGCGCATTCGCGGTCTCGACGACCTGCGGTACTGCCGTGAGCTGGCCGAGCGGTTCGGCGCGGAACTCGAACGGCCGATTCGGACCCTTTCCAAGGGCAATCGGCAGAAGATCGGCCTGCTGCTGGCGTTCATGCACCGGCCGGACCTCCTCGTCCTGGACGAGCCGACGGCCGGGCTGGACCCCCTCCTGCAAGACGAGTTCGCCCGGTTGGTCCGAGAGACCGTCGCGGACGGTCGCACGGTGTTCCTGTCTTCGCACGAACTCGACGAGGTTCAGCGCCTGGTCGACCGGCTCGCGATCATCAAGGAGGGACGCATCGTGGTCAGCGACACCGTCGAGGGACTGCGCCGTTCCGCGCCCCGCACCATCGAGTTCCGCTTCGACCATCCGATCGACACCGGCGCCTTCGCCGCCCTCGACGGGGTCCAGGTGCTGCGCGATGCGGACGGACGGGTCGCACTCGTCGTCACCGGTCCCGTAGCGCCGGTGCTTCGCGCGGCGGCGGCGTTGAACGCGGTCGACGTCATTGCCCGCCCCGCCGACCTCGACGAACTGTTCCGCACCTATTACCGCGACGAGCCGGCGGAGGCCCGGGATGCCTAG
- a CDS encoding hemerythrin domain-containing protein, translating to MTDHAETDTATPEDDHRSPRLGRPAMNRRAMLLGGVGIGGLAVGAGVAVGAQHALAARPAAPVVPATEELMTDHGLLKRILLIYRECGRRLTTGDQLDPAPLFHAAQMVHSYIEDFHEGIEEGYIFPRLLRAGKLRDTVRNLLIQHDVGRKITIAIIRSTTTMDMPGMGSAPGLATAGSRADLARTLDQFITMYEPHEAREDTVVFPAFRDVTADGNTFEQVSHQIAEAQQKRFGDHGVSGYLDQIADIERQLGIYDLATFTPPIPT from the coding sequence GTGACCGACCACGCTGAGACCGACACCGCCACGCCGGAAGATGACCATCGTTCGCCGCGCCTGGGCCGTCCCGCGATGAACCGGCGAGCGATGTTGCTCGGCGGTGTCGGAATCGGCGGACTGGCCGTCGGGGCCGGTGTCGCCGTCGGCGCGCAGCATGCCCTCGCCGCCCGACCGGCGGCCCCGGTCGTCCCGGCCACCGAGGAGCTGATGACCGACCACGGCCTCCTCAAGCGAATCCTGTTGATCTACCGCGAATGTGGCCGACGCCTGACCACCGGCGATCAACTCGACCCGGCGCCACTGTTCCATGCCGCGCAAATGGTCCACTCCTACATCGAGGACTTCCACGAAGGCATCGAAGAGGGCTACATCTTCCCTCGCCTGCTGCGGGCCGGAAAACTCCGCGACACCGTCCGCAACCTGCTGATCCAGCACGACGTCGGACGCAAGATCACCATCGCCATCATCCGATCGACAACCACCATGGACATGCCCGGAATGGGCTCGGCACCCGGATTGGCCACCGCCGGCAGCCGGGCAGACCTCGCCCGCACACTCGACCAATTCATCACCATGTACGAACCCCACGAGGCCCGCGAGGACACCGTCGTCTTCCCGGCTTTCCGGGACGTGACCGCCGACGGCAACACCTTCGAACAGGTCTCGCACCAGATCGCGGAAGCGCAGCAGAAACGATTCGGCGACCACGGTGTCTCCGGCTACCTCGACCAGATCGCGGATATCGAACGACAACTCGGCATCTATGACCTCGCCACCTTCACTCCACCGATACCCACCTGA
- a CDS encoding COG4315 family predicted lipoprotein, giving the protein MGFGQRKIIALVFALIAVAAVGACGSTPSPPTSGPQPLINPPPGPVVIGTRNIAGLGPVLVDGRGYTLYIFPTDTDRSTSCSDACLGSWPPVTVPADENPRAGNGVQQKLLGTIPGPYGKKIATYAGRPLYAYAGDVEPGQDNGQGLNLNGDSWFVINPDGKALVPPDQQGVMPDGTYLVTGPPPATRPMPGMGPDSPAMPNTNGGHR; this is encoded by the coding sequence TTGGGTTTCGGACAACGAAAGATCATCGCGCTCGTGTTCGCGCTGATCGCTGTGGCCGCGGTGGGCGCATGCGGCAGCACACCGAGTCCGCCCACGAGCGGTCCGCAGCCGCTGATCAACCCGCCGCCGGGCCCGGTCGTCATCGGCACCCGGAACATCGCCGGTCTGGGCCCGGTACTCGTCGACGGGCGCGGCTACACCCTCTACATATTCCCGACCGACACCGATCGTTCGACCAGCTGCAGTGATGCCTGCCTGGGCAGCTGGCCGCCGGTCACGGTCCCCGCCGACGAAAACCCGCGCGCCGGCAACGGGGTGCAGCAGAAACTCTTGGGAACGATCCCCGGTCCGTACGGCAAGAAGATCGCCACCTACGCCGGGCGACCGCTGTATGCCTACGCGGGCGATGTCGAGCCGGGACAGGACAACGGTCAGGGACTCAACCTGAACGGAGATTCCTGGTTCGTCATCAACCCGGACGGTAAGGCGCTCGTCCCGCCCGACCAGCAGGGCGTCATGCCCGACGGCACGTATCTCGTCACCGGCCCGCCGCCGGCCACGCGGCCGATGCCCGGGATGGGCCCAGACTCGCCGGCAATGCCGAACACGAACGGAGGACACCGGTGA
- a CDS encoding cytochrome c oxidase assembly protein, whose product MQGVPAPTAATIFGTWTWSPIVDVLVVAAAAGYLHLVWRAARRGLRWPLLRTMSWLVALTLVIVAVDSALATYSHALFSVHMVVHLLLIMVIPALLVWAEPIRLLRDAAGSGTAAAIDRIRASRAFLIAVSAKFTVPLYSAVLLLTHLTGFQQAMSTHMWIHDSELVLYLVTGYLLLLPLAGDELTVDPKWPFALRFVVLAICVGPDTLVGVTLMMSSTVLAPAYAASRDWGPEALADQNLAGIIMWLGGDGLMMLIMIAVAGQWIRLGDRDTGLGPWLDGIRHRALLGSGALDSDVDHEQAALDAYNARLAHMNGPPPRPRPDARAHGAGRTAVAPPVDPEATAASPRDTPRADREESQ is encoded by the coding sequence ATGCAGGGCGTTCCCGCACCCACCGCGGCAACGATCTTCGGCACCTGGACGTGGTCGCCGATCGTGGACGTGCTCGTGGTGGCCGCGGCGGCCGGCTACCTCCATCTGGTGTGGCGGGCGGCGCGACGTGGGCTGCGGTGGCCGCTGCTGCGCACAATGTCCTGGCTGGTCGCACTGACACTGGTGATCGTCGCGGTCGACAGTGCCCTCGCGACGTACTCGCACGCACTGTTCTCGGTGCACATGGTGGTGCACCTGCTGCTGATCATGGTCATTCCCGCCCTGCTGGTGTGGGCAGAGCCGATTCGCCTTCTGCGCGACGCCGCCGGATCCGGCACCGCCGCGGCGATCGACCGGATCCGAGCGAGCCGCGCCTTCCTGATCGCGGTGTCGGCGAAGTTCACCGTGCCGCTCTACAGTGCCGTGTTGCTGCTCACCCACCTCACCGGATTCCAGCAGGCGATGTCGACGCACATGTGGATCCACGACAGCGAACTCGTGCTCTACCTGGTCACCGGATACCTGTTGCTGCTGCCCCTGGCCGGTGACGAACTGACCGTCGACCCGAAGTGGCCATTCGCGCTGCGCTTCGTGGTGCTCGCCATCTGCGTCGGACCGGACACCCTGGTCGGTGTCACGCTGATGATGTCGTCGACCGTGCTCGCTCCCGCCTACGCCGCCTCCCGCGACTGGGGGCCGGAAGCGCTGGCCGACCAGAACCTGGCCGGGATCATCATGTGGCTCGGCGGCGACGGGCTGATGATGCTGATCATGATCGCCGTTGCGGGCCAATGGATTCGCCTCGGCGACCGCGACACCGGGCTGGGCCCCTGGCTCGACGGCATCCGTCACCGCGCGCTCCTCGGCAGCGGCGCCCTCGACTCCGACGTCGACCACGAACAAGCCGCCCTCGACGCCTACAACGCGCGCTTGGCGCACATGAACGGCCCGCCTCCGCGCCCGAGGCCGGATGCTCGCGCCCACGGCGCCGGTCGTACCGCGGTCGCGCCCCCCGTCGATCCCGAAGCAACCGCGGCATCGCCGCGCGACACCCCCCGCGCCGATCGCGAGGAGTCACAATGA
- a CDS encoding chloride channel protein, with translation MVVRPSEAPSDRWWSLPLPRPTPWREWLRESRGGLVVLALAIGAGAGGGAIVFRWLITTFTKILSGHEDYSTAGRVLNSHVPFLGPWFVVLAPVVAGLIYGPLVYRFAPEARGHGVPEVMYAVAERGGRIPPQVTVVKALASALCIGGGGSVGREGPIVQIGSAWGSSIGRFTRMPERRLRILVACGAAGGIAATFNAPIAGPFFAMELILRDFAAESFGAVVLSSVTASVIGRAALGNEPFLDLPAFSLHSGWEYGAFALLGVVVGAIGVGFTHVLYRIEDLCDWAWRGPEWLRPAAGGLLLGGVLLVLPQMYGVGYPVLGNAIGGHYALWMLTVLMVGKMLATSLTIGIGGSGGVFAPSLFIGAMGGTAFGVVVHHLFPTATAAPGMYGLIGMGAAFAGSTRAAITAVLILFELTGEYSIILPLMLAVVIATGTSRVLSKETIYTLKLTRRGVDLDAAHAGPAGRLDRILVTEVMEPCPEPIADDTRIDDASRVVWTSAHAMVPIISADGRYRGCVSAAAVAETLADTESADTTVADLAVLPPTITETSTLATALDALTGQPGTGVPVVNGAGDTVIGWLTHSAVLGAVHGSNTVDPTRAAQPAVAHGAVPLP, from the coding sequence ATGGTTGTGAGACCCTCGGAGGCGCCGAGTGACCGGTGGTGGTCGCTGCCGCTGCCGCGGCCGACGCCGTGGCGGGAGTGGCTGCGGGAAAGTCGCGGCGGTCTGGTGGTGCTCGCGTTGGCGATCGGCGCGGGCGCCGGCGGTGGTGCGATCGTCTTTCGCTGGCTGATAACGACTTTCACCAAGATCTTGTCCGGGCATGAGGACTATTCGACCGCCGGGCGCGTGTTGAATTCGCATGTGCCCTTCCTCGGGCCGTGGTTCGTGGTGCTGGCTCCGGTGGTAGCGGGGCTGATCTACGGGCCGCTGGTATATCGGTTCGCGCCCGAGGCGCGGGGGCACGGTGTGCCCGAGGTCATGTATGCCGTGGCCGAGCGGGGTGGGCGGATTCCGCCGCAGGTGACCGTCGTGAAGGCGCTCGCCTCGGCGTTGTGTATCGGCGGTGGGGGTTCGGTGGGCCGCGAGGGGCCGATCGTGCAGATCGGTTCGGCGTGGGGGTCGAGTATCGGGCGGTTTACTCGAATGCCGGAGCGGCGCTTGCGAATTCTCGTCGCGTGCGGTGCAGCCGGCGGTATCGCCGCGACGTTCAACGCGCCCATCGCCGGGCCGTTTTTCGCGATGGAGCTGATCCTGCGCGACTTCGCCGCCGAGTCCTTCGGCGCGGTGGTGTTGTCCAGCGTCACCGCGAGCGTGATCGGCCGCGCCGCCCTCGGCAACGAGCCGTTTCTGGACCTGCCCGCGTTCAGCCTGCATTCGGGTTGGGAATACGGTGCTTTCGCTCTGCTCGGCGTGGTGGTCGGCGCGATCGGTGTCGGCTTCACCCATGTGCTGTACCGCATCGAGGATCTCTGCGATTGGGCCTGGCGCGGGCCGGAGTGGCTGCGGCCCGCCGCCGGCGGACTGCTGCTGGGTGGCGTGCTGCTGGTGCTGCCGCAGATGTACGGCGTCGGCTACCCGGTGCTCGGCAATGCCATCGGCGGGCACTATGCGCTCTGGATGCTGACTGTCCTGATGGTCGGCAAAATGCTCGCGACAAGCCTCACGATAGGCATCGGCGGCTCGGGCGGGGTGTTCGCACCGTCGCTGTTCATCGGCGCGATGGGCGGCACCGCATTCGGTGTCGTGGTCCACCACCTGTTCCCCACCGCGACCGCGGCGCCGGGGATGTATGGGCTGATCGGCATGGGCGCCGCGTTCGCGGGTTCGACACGGGCGGCCATCACCGCGGTGCTCATCCTGTTCGAGCTGACCGGTGAGTATTCGATCATCCTGCCGCTCATGCTGGCCGTGGTCATCGCCACCGGCACCTCCCGGGTGCTGTCGAAGGAGACGATCTACACCCTCAAACTCACGCGCCGCGGCGTGGATCTCGATGCGGCACATGCTGGTCCGGCCGGACGGCTCGACCGCATCCTGGTCACGGAGGTGATGGAGCCGTGTCCGGAACCGATCGCGGACGACACCAGGATCGACGACGCCAGTCGCGTCGTCTGGACATCGGCGCACGCGATGGTGCCGATCATCAGCGCGGACGGCCGATATCGCGGTTGCGTCAGCGCCGCGGCGGTGGCCGAAACCCTGGCAGATACCGAATCCGCCGACACCACCGTCGCCGATCTGGCGGTGCTGCCACCCACGATCACCGAAACCAGCACGCTCGCAACCGCTCTCGACGCACTGACCGGACAACCGGGCACCGGGGTCCCGGTCGTGAACGGTGCCGGCGACACCGTCATCGGCTGGCTCACCCACAGCGCCGTACTCGGCGCCGTGCACGGCTCGAACACCGTCGACCCGACCCGAGCGGCACAGCCGGCGGTGGCACACGGTGCCGTGCCACTCCCATGA
- a CDS encoding MarR family winged helix-turn-helix transcriptional regulator → MTKTETAAARDIDELTDALLTASRLLVAMSARSIAAVDDSITIPQFRTLVILSSRGPSNVATLAGLLNVQPSTATRMVDRLVTGGLLDRRTNPNSRREQIVALTERGRQVVDTATAYRRNEIAAVAAKMPVADRAGLVRALTAFTAAGGEPPPGDDIEGYQL, encoded by the coding sequence GTGACGAAGACCGAGACCGCCGCGGCACGCGACATCGATGAGCTGACCGATGCGTTGCTGACGGCTTCTCGCCTGCTGGTGGCGATGTCGGCCCGCTCTATCGCGGCGGTCGACGACTCGATCACGATTCCGCAGTTTCGCACGTTGGTCATTCTCTCGAGCCGTGGTCCGTCGAATGTCGCGACGCTGGCCGGTTTGCTCAATGTGCAGCCGTCCACGGCCACCCGCATGGTGGACCGCCTGGTCACCGGCGGTCTTTTGGACCGGCGGACCAATCCGAACTCGCGCCGCGAGCAGATCGTCGCGCTGACCGAGCGCGGCCGGCAAGTGGTCGACACCGCCACCGCTTACCGGCGCAACGAGATCGCCGCCGTGGCCGCCAAGATGCCCGTCGCCGACCGGGCGGGTTTGGTGCGGGCGCTGACGGCGTTCACCGCGGCCGGCGGTGAACCGCCTCCGGGCGACGATATCGAGGGCTATCAGCTCTAG
- a CDS encoding MFS transporter — translation MDPAAANRTGTRRGGLKALLAVVCAAQFMVVLDVSVVNVALPSIRGGLGFADTGLQWVINAYALTFAGLLLLGGRVADLFGRRRVFLAGLGVFTAASLAGGLAMSPGMLVAARVAQGVGAAVLAPATLTLLTTSVDEGPQRTRALAVWTAVGLAGGTAGNLLGGVLTEFLSWRSTLLINIPIGLLAWAWSLRVVPADTGRDSREPLDVAGAVLATAGLGGLAFGVAQAAVGGWTAPQTVAGIGAGLVLLAGFVAVEAKVAVPLIPLRLLRIRSVGVGNVVMLLAGACLNPMWYFLTLGMQNVLGYSPLRAGLAFLPHTLVTILVGTRVTPWLMRYADTRLVIAAGSVLAAAGFWWQSHLTPGTGYVSGILGPAIVFSIGSGLLNTPVTTAVTAGVDPREAGAASGLMNTTKQIGGALGLAVLVTLAVPASTGTATVAHAYGRAFVAMAAVMLVVAALTWLLPGRRDRA, via the coding sequence GTGGATCCGGCGGCCGCAAACCGCACGGGGACCCGCCGTGGCGGGCTGAAGGCGTTGCTGGCGGTGGTGTGCGCGGCGCAGTTCATGGTGGTGCTGGACGTGTCGGTGGTGAACGTGGCGTTGCCGTCGATCCGGGGCGGGCTGGGGTTCGCCGACACCGGGCTGCAGTGGGTGATCAATGCCTACGCGCTGACCTTCGCCGGGCTGCTGCTGCTCGGCGGGCGGGTGGCGGATCTGTTCGGGCGCCGCCGGGTGTTCCTGGCCGGGCTCGGGGTGTTCACCGCGGCGAGCCTGGCCGGCGGACTCGCGATGTCACCAGGCATGCTGGTGGCGGCCCGGGTCGCGCAGGGCGTGGGGGCTGCGGTGCTGGCTCCGGCAACACTGACGCTGCTGACCACCTCCGTCGACGAAGGCCCGCAGCGCACAAGGGCACTGGCGGTGTGGACGGCAGTCGGACTGGCCGGAGGCACGGCGGGCAATCTACTCGGCGGCGTGCTGACGGAGTTCCTGTCGTGGCGGTCGACCCTGCTGATCAATATCCCCATCGGCCTGCTCGCCTGGGCGTGGTCACTGCGAGTCGTGCCCGCCGATACCGGCCGTGACAGCCGGGAGCCGCTGGATGTGGCCGGGGCGGTGCTGGCCACGGCCGGGCTCGGCGGGCTGGCGTTCGGGGTCGCGCAAGCGGCGGTCGGCGGCTGGACGGCGCCGCAAACCGTGGCCGGGATCGGTGCCGGACTGGTGCTGCTGGCCGGGTTCGTGGCAGTGGAGGCGAAGGTCGCGGTGCCGCTGATTCCGTTGCGGCTGTTGCGGATTCGGTCGGTCGGAGTGGGGAACGTGGTGATGCTGTTGGCAGGGGCGTGCCTGAATCCGATGTGGTACTTCCTGACCCTGGGCATGCAGAACGTCCTCGGATACAGCCCGCTGCGGGCCGGGCTGGCGTTCCTGCCCCACACCCTGGTCACCATCCTGGTCGGTACCCGGGTCACGCCGTGGCTGATGCGCTACGCCGACACCCGGCTGGTCATCGCCGCCGGAAGCGTGCTCGCCGCGGCCGGGTTCTGGTGGCAGAGCCATCTGACCCCTGGCACGGGGTATGTGTCCGGGATCCTCGGCCCCGCCATCGTTTTCAGCATCGGCAGCGGGCTGCTGAACACCCCGGTCACGACCGCGGTCACCGCCGGTGTCGACCCCCGCGAAGCGGGCGCGGCGTCGGGATTGATGAACACGACCAAACAGATCGGCGGCGCCCTCGGCCTCGCCGTCCTGGTCACCCTGGCCGTCCCCGCCAGCACCGGCACTGCAACGGTCGCACATGCCTACGGGCGGGCATTCGTGGCGATGGCCGCTGTCATGCTGGTCGTCGCCGCGCTGACATGGCTGCTCCCAGGCCGACGTGACCGCGCATAA
- a CDS encoding TetR/AcrR family transcriptional regulator, whose protein sequence is MPRTADHTTRRAQIAEALVRVATRDGLHAVSMRSVAAEAGISLRLVQYYFQTKTGLLIGALEHLEQQSRQRWADRLSGLADPPPTRAFMEAFVAEALPTDEPSRAFHLVGTSYAMLARTDPDLAAHPFAAGIDRLEDQLAHALTRARDNGDLAPGLDPLFEATRLVMMVNGLGTAVLAGHRDPDYALAVLHDHLDRIFPITMS, encoded by the coding sequence GTGCCCAGGACTGCCGACCACACCACACGTCGCGCGCAGATCGCGGAGGCACTGGTCCGGGTAGCGACCCGGGACGGCCTGCATGCGGTGTCGATGCGGTCGGTCGCCGCCGAGGCCGGGATATCACTGCGCTTGGTGCAGTACTACTTCCAGACCAAGACCGGCCTGCTGATCGGCGCGCTGGAGCATCTGGAACAGCAGTCCCGGCAGCGGTGGGCCGACCGGCTCAGCGGGCTGGCGGATCCCCCGCCCACGCGGGCATTCATGGAGGCGTTCGTGGCCGAAGCACTGCCGACCGACGAGCCCAGCCGCGCGTTTCACCTGGTCGGCACCTCGTACGCGATGCTCGCCCGCACCGACCCCGACCTCGCCGCACACCCGTTCGCGGCCGGGATCGACCGCCTCGAAGATCAGCTCGCCCACGCGCTTACCCGCGCCCGCGACAACGGCGACCTCGCACCTGGTCTCGATCCACTCTTCGAGGCGACCCGGCTGGTCATGATGGTCAATGGCCTGGGCACCGCCGTGCTGGCCGGGCATCGCGACCCCGACTACGCCCTCGCTGTGCTCCACGACCACCTCGACCGCATCTTTCCCATCACGATGTCCTGA
- a CDS encoding TetR/AcrR family transcriptional regulator, which translates to MRSPDEDRTARARIRDEALRLFADRGPDVVTVRDIAGAASVSPALVMRHYQSKDGLRAVVDEYVVTVFESLLDQVTDPGADGAFDTGRAGSLAELVIEQLPADSPVPAYLGRMLLSGSAAGTALFARLYAISREALDGMAAAGWAERGPDPAVRAAFLLVNDLAVLMLRPRLNEVLGFELLSTHGMQRWGIEVLSIYRRGLATGATDPDDTAGRTKSSA; encoded by the coding sequence ATGCGTTCACCCGATGAAGATCGTACGGCGCGAGCGAGGATTCGCGACGAAGCACTGCGCCTGTTCGCCGACCGCGGGCCGGATGTGGTGACGGTCCGCGATATCGCCGGCGCGGCCTCGGTATCGCCCGCTCTGGTGATGCGTCACTACCAGTCCAAGGATGGGTTGCGCGCTGTCGTGGACGAGTATGTCGTCACGGTGTTCGAATCCCTGCTGGACCAGGTCACCGATCCGGGCGCCGATGGCGCGTTCGATACCGGACGGGCAGGGAGTCTGGCGGAGCTGGTGATCGAACAGCTTCCGGCCGACTCGCCGGTTCCTGCGTACCTCGGGCGCATGCTGTTGTCGGGAAGCGCGGCCGGGACAGCGCTTTTCGCTCGCCTGTACGCGATCAGCCGCGAGGCACTCGACGGTATGGCCGCGGCAGGCTGGGCCGAACGCGGACCGGATCCCGCGGTTCGAGCCGCCTTTCTGCTCGTCAATGATCTCGCCGTGCTGATGTTGCGGCCACGACTCAACGAGGTGCTCGGATTCGAACTATTGTCGACGCACGGCATGCAGCGGTGGGGCATCGAGGTGTTGTCGATCTACCGGCGCGGTCTGGCGACCGGCGCGACCGATCCGGACGATACAGCCGGACGTACGAAATCCTCAGCGTGA